A stretch of Arthrobacter sunyaminii DNA encodes these proteins:
- a CDS encoding MBL fold metallo-hydrolase produces MGANIDKVVTSGTFSLDGGTWDVDNNVWIVGDDAQVIIIDPAHDVDAVAAAVGDREVQGILLTHGHDDHIRAVGEARDRFSAPVFLHAADRMLWDAVFPDEGPDDDIEDGDIFEVAGITLQAIHTPGHSPGSVCFLLAADAPGDGSPVVFSGDTLFSGGPGATGRSYSDFPTIIKSIRERLLTLPSETRVLTGHGDSTTIGAEAPHLEEWIARGH; encoded by the coding sequence ATGGGCGCGAACATCGACAAGGTTGTCACCTCCGGCACCTTCTCGCTGGACGGCGGCACCTGGGACGTGGACAACAACGTGTGGATCGTCGGTGACGACGCGCAGGTGATCATCATTGACCCGGCCCACGACGTCGACGCCGTGGCTGCCGCCGTCGGCGACCGCGAGGTCCAGGGGATCCTGCTCACGCACGGACACGATGACCACATCCGCGCCGTGGGCGAGGCACGGGACCGCTTCAGCGCTCCCGTGTTCCTGCACGCTGCGGACCGGATGCTCTGGGACGCCGTGTTCCCGGATGAGGGACCCGACGACGACATCGAGGACGGCGACATCTTCGAGGTGGCCGGCATTACCCTGCAGGCCATCCACACGCCGGGGCACTCCCCCGGCTCCGTGTGCTTCCTGCTGGCTGCCGATGCACCCGGCGACGGTTCACCGGTGGTGTTCAGCGGTGACACGCTGTTCAGCGGCGGCCCCGGAGCCACGGGGCGCTCCTACAGCGACTTCCCCACCATCATCAAGTCCATCCGCGAACGCCTCCTGACCCTGCCGTCGGAGACCCGGGTGCTGACCGGTCACGGCGACTCCACCACCATCGGTGCGGAGGCACCGCACCTGGAGGAATGGATCGCCCGCGGGCACTAA
- a CDS encoding DUF2776 family protein, whose translation MNETARDPPILSGQAMNHTISIIFRAIPLLMGAVCLSYGLYILAGRDDADHFVAGHVNVGLTAICYALFTTAATIIRQLIDRYGRVWGIVLPLSGYVVAAAAVIWGIVLATRDNTAQNLTAGFVVIGVGLVAACVSTVAAASTKFTLIQSAQLLNPLDGPPEGAHSRTVGAVMITVPAAAAVVGFCLATGLLVRGDTPGFVAGHVLIGLSAICTALIALVASIVRQVRNAFSDGERFAWAWLVGAAGTVNAVLGLFVLFSSSEPYRLAPGCVLIGLGLICFSILSKVLLLALVWRRTFALANRIPLMPIGTALTCLFFAAFLFEAADTQPAFFVGAHVLVGLGAICFTLFSIVSILEEGTS comes from the coding sequence ATGAACGAAACCGCACGGGATCCGCCAATTCTCTCGGGGCAGGCCATGAACCACACCATCAGCATCATTTTTCGCGCCATACCGCTTCTGATGGGCGCTGTTTGCCTGTCCTACGGCCTCTACATCCTGGCCGGGCGGGACGATGCCGATCACTTTGTCGCAGGACACGTCAACGTGGGGCTGACCGCCATCTGTTATGCACTGTTCACGACGGCGGCCACTATCATCAGACAGCTCATCGACCGCTACGGACGCGTCTGGGGAATCGTCCTGCCGCTCTCCGGCTATGTGGTTGCCGCCGCCGCCGTCATTTGGGGCATCGTTCTGGCCACCCGGGACAACACCGCGCAGAACCTCACGGCGGGCTTCGTTGTGATTGGCGTTGGCCTGGTCGCCGCGTGCGTCAGCACCGTTGCCGCCGCATCCACAAAGTTCACGCTGATTCAGTCAGCACAGTTGCTCAATCCTCTGGACGGCCCGCCGGAGGGCGCCCACTCCCGCACCGTCGGCGCCGTCATGATCACGGTTCCGGCGGCGGCCGCCGTCGTCGGCTTCTGTCTTGCGACCGGACTGTTGGTACGCGGAGACACTCCCGGGTTCGTTGCCGGCCACGTTCTGATCGGTCTTTCAGCGATCTGCACGGCGCTGATCGCCCTTGTCGCGAGCATCGTGCGCCAGGTGCGCAACGCCTTCAGCGACGGCGAGCGTTTCGCCTGGGCCTGGCTGGTCGGGGCCGCGGGCACGGTCAACGCAGTGCTCGGACTATTCGTGCTGTTCAGCTCCAGCGAGCCCTATCGGCTGGCTCCGGGGTGTGTGCTGATCGGCCTCGGACTGATCTGCTTCAGCATCCTGTCGAAAGTGCTGCTGCTGGCCCTCGTTTGGCGCCGCACGTTTGCCCTGGCCAACCGCATCCCGCTCATGCCCATCGGAACAGCCCTGACCTGTCTGTTCTTCGCCGCGTTCCTCTTTGAAGCCGCAGACACCCAGCCGGCGTTCTTTGTCGGCGCGCACGTGCTGGTTGGACTCGGAGCCATCTGCTTTACGCTCTTCTCCATCGTGTCGATCCTTGAAGAGGGAACCTCGTAG
- a CDS encoding S-(hydroxymethyl)mycothiol dehydrogenase, with amino-acid sequence MVHKVQAVVVKEKNAPVSLETILVPDPGPGEALVDILTCGVCHTDLHYKQGAINDDYPFLLGHEATGVVSAVGPDVTEVAPGDRVVLNWRAVCGECRACRKGEPQYCFNTHNATQKMTLEDGTELTAALGIGAFAEKTLVAAGQCTKVDDDVDAAAVGLLGCGIMAGIGAAINTGEVKRGESVAVIGCGGVGIAAVAGAQLAGATTIIAVDIDSKKLELAKAQGATHVINSKEEDPVEAIRALTGGNGADVVIDAVGRPETYKQAFYARDLAGRVVLVGVPNPEMKIELPLADVFGRGGSLKSSWYGDCLPSRDFPMLVEQYKLGRLDLDAFVSERIGLKDIEEAFTKMHDGKVLRSVVVL; translated from the coding sequence ATGGTTCATAAGGTTCAGGCCGTAGTCGTCAAGGAAAAGAACGCCCCCGTTTCACTGGAGACCATTCTGGTTCCGGATCCCGGCCCCGGAGAAGCCCTGGTGGACATCCTCACCTGCGGCGTCTGCCATACCGACCTGCACTACAAGCAGGGCGCCATCAACGACGATTACCCGTTCCTGCTCGGCCACGAAGCCACCGGCGTGGTTTCCGCCGTCGGCCCCGACGTCACCGAGGTTGCCCCCGGTGACCGCGTGGTCCTGAACTGGCGTGCCGTCTGCGGTGAGTGCCGGGCCTGCCGCAAGGGCGAGCCGCAGTACTGCTTCAACACCCATAACGCCACCCAGAAGATGACCCTGGAGGACGGCACCGAGCTCACCGCTGCCCTGGGCATCGGCGCCTTCGCGGAGAAGACCCTCGTGGCCGCCGGCCAGTGCACCAAGGTGGACGACGACGTCGACGCCGCCGCGGTGGGCCTGCTCGGCTGCGGCATCATGGCCGGCATTGGCGCCGCCATCAACACCGGAGAGGTCAAGCGCGGCGAGTCCGTAGCCGTGATCGGCTGCGGCGGCGTGGGCATTGCCGCTGTTGCCGGGGCACAGCTGGCCGGAGCCACCACCATCATCGCGGTGGACATTGACTCCAAGAAGCTGGAACTGGCCAAGGCACAGGGCGCCACACACGTCATCAACTCCAAGGAAGAAGACCCGGTCGAGGCCATCCGCGCCCTCACCGGAGGCAACGGCGCAGACGTGGTGATTGACGCCGTCGGCCGCCCCGAAACCTACAAGCAGGCGTTCTACGCACGCGACCTCGCCGGACGCGTTGTCCTGGTGGGCGTGCCCAACCCGGAAATGAAAATCGAACTGCCGCTGGCAGACGTCTTTGGCCGCGGCGGATCACTGAAGTCCTCCTGGTACGGCGACTGCCTGCCCTCGCGCGACTTCCCGATGCTGGTGGAGCAGTACAAGCTGGGCCGCCTGGACCTGGACGCCTTTGTGTCCGAGCGCATCGGCCTGAAAGACATCGAGGAAGCCTTCACCAAGATGCACGACGGTAAGGTCCTGCGTTCGGTGGTGGTCCTCTAG
- a CDS encoding mycoredoxin, producing MAATAEAFTPDAGSITMFSTSWCGYCRRLKSQLDAAGIGYNEVNIENVDGTAELVAEINGGNQTVPTVIFPDGSSATNPSAAEVKARLGV from the coding sequence ATGGCCGCCACAGCAGAAGCATTCACCCCCGACGCCGGTTCCATCACTATGTTCTCCACCTCCTGGTGCGGTTACTGCCGCCGCCTGAAGTCCCAGCTGGACGCAGCGGGCATCGGCTACAACGAGGTGAACATTGAGAACGTGGACGGCACCGCCGAACTCGTGGCAGAAATCAACGGCGGCAACCAGACCGTGCCCACCGTGATCTTCCCGGACGGCTCATCGGCCACCAACCCGTCCGCCGCAGAGGTCAAGGCCCGCCTGGGCGTCTAG
- a CDS encoding VOC family protein: MKPSLSVITAGVRDLEVTYAFYSSRLGWEAVQHVPEEVIFYQVGPGLLLAFFRRDHLAAEAGPMGEAAAAPVTLGHNVGSAAEVDAVLAEAAAAGGSVTAPGTQMSWGGYSGYFTDPDGYRWEVCHNPGLRIEADGHVTLEVIDPIDTDPAQVALSDLTG, from the coding sequence GTGAAACCTTCTTTGTCCGTGATCACCGCAGGCGTGCGGGATCTCGAGGTAACCTACGCGTTTTATTCTTCCCGGCTTGGCTGGGAGGCGGTCCAGCACGTCCCTGAAGAGGTCATCTTTTATCAGGTGGGCCCGGGGCTGCTGCTGGCGTTCTTCCGGCGGGACCATCTGGCAGCCGAAGCCGGTCCCATGGGTGAGGCGGCCGCCGCTCCCGTCACCTTGGGCCACAACGTGGGTTCAGCGGCGGAAGTGGACGCAGTCCTGGCCGAAGCTGCTGCAGCCGGAGGGTCGGTCACGGCACCGGGAACGCAGATGAGCTGGGGCGGCTACTCCGGTTACTTCACCGATCCAGACGGCTACCGCTGGGAAGTGTGCCACAACCCGGGCCTGCGCATCGAGGCGGACGGCCACGTCACTCTCGAGGTCATCGACCCCATTGACACCGATCCGGCGCAGGTTGCCCTCTCCGATCTGACCGGCTAG
- a CDS encoding SOS response-associated peptidase yields MCGRYVMAKTTADLVAEAEAEADAFLELRSSWNVAPTSDVPVVLERFVGERQQERRRVRQVHVARWGLVPGWAKDASAGVRAFNARSETVLEKPTFRDAVVSRRCAVPVQGYYEWKTGPGKTKRPYYVQRADGALTFFAGLYEWWRDPAKAPGEPGSWLLSTSILTAAAPHPAEIRSAGQPDVLAELGELHDRMPVPLSRQSMPAWLDPAAPDAAALVHRVVAQAHGEAARWTLREVGPAVGSIRNDGPELLAAPAPEATEPALF; encoded by the coding sequence ATGTGCGGACGTTACGTAATGGCAAAGACGACGGCGGACCTGGTCGCTGAGGCCGAGGCCGAGGCCGATGCGTTCCTGGAGCTGCGCTCGTCCTGGAACGTCGCGCCGACGTCGGACGTGCCGGTGGTGCTGGAACGGTTTGTCGGCGAGCGGCAGCAGGAGCGCCGCCGGGTGCGCCAGGTGCATGTGGCGCGGTGGGGACTGGTGCCGGGCTGGGCGAAGGACGCTTCGGCCGGGGTGCGCGCCTTCAACGCGCGCAGCGAAACGGTGCTGGAGAAGCCGACCTTCCGCGATGCCGTTGTCTCGCGCCGCTGCGCGGTGCCGGTGCAGGGCTATTACGAGTGGAAAACCGGGCCCGGAAAAACCAAGCGACCCTATTATGTGCAGCGTGCGGACGGGGCGCTGACCTTTTTTGCCGGACTCTACGAATGGTGGCGCGACCCGGCGAAAGCACCCGGCGAGCCGGGCAGCTGGCTGCTCTCGACGTCCATCCTCACTGCTGCCGCTCCGCATCCGGCAGAGATCCGCAGCGCCGGGCAACCGGACGTGCTCGCGGAACTGGGGGAGCTGCACGACCGTATGCCGGTTCCGCTTTCCCGGCAGTCCATGCCCGCATGGCTGGATCCGGCTGCGCCGGACGCGGCGGCACTGGTTCACCGGGTTGTTGCACAGGCGCACGGTGAGGCCGCACGCTGGACACTGCGGGAAGTGGGGCCGGCGGTGGGAAGCATCCGCAACGACGGACCGGAGCTGCTCGCTGCCCCCGCCCCTGAAGCGACTGAGCCGGCCCTGTTCTAG
- a CDS encoding MDR family MFS transporter, which produces MAAKFTAHGAEATHPVSRAATDLGSPASSHLLASPPAAPNAPASATPRGRRGGPPAGPGDGAPAPHARRQTGLVFAGLILAVLISALDQTIVSTALPTIVGDLQGLDHLSWVITAYLLTSTIGLPIYGKLGDLLGRKNIFVFAIAVFLAGSALSGQAHSMTELITYRAIQGVGGGGLIIGAQAIIGDIVSARDRGRYMGLIGAAFGLASVSGPLLGGYLTEYWSWRWIFYINLPLGLIALAVIITSLHLPTRSGPRPPLDYVGAVLLAVISAALVMLTSWGGTTYAWTSPTILWLGAAAVAGIAVFIPVELRTAEPILPLQLFRNRNFLVCTLVGLSVGLAMFGSISYLPTFLQMVNGASATMSGLMMLPMTAGVLITSIGTGQLISRTGKYKIYPILGAAVMIIGLLLLSRISNTTPYWFTALGMFVLGLGIGALMQNLVLIVQNSVPAQNMGTGVSSANYFRQMGGSLGIAVFGSFFIKRLNDQVGDAPAQAAGVLRNGVNSISPSELKMLPAPVRDFIAQAFGDALPPIFLLGIPALGAGLIMTLFIKQIPLSETARVHLGDAEQEPTAR; this is translated from the coding sequence ATGGCCGCCAAATTTACCGCCCACGGCGCAGAAGCCACCCACCCCGTATCGCGCGCGGCCACCGATCTGGGTTCACCGGCATCGTCCCATCTGCTGGCCTCCCCACCCGCTGCGCCAAACGCACCCGCCAGCGCAACTCCCCGGGGCCGGCGCGGCGGACCGCCCGCCGGCCCCGGCGACGGTGCTCCGGCACCGCACGCGCGGCGGCAAACAGGGCTGGTCTTCGCCGGGTTGATCCTGGCCGTGCTGATTTCGGCCCTGGACCAGACCATTGTGTCCACGGCGCTGCCCACCATTGTGGGAGACCTCCAGGGCCTGGACCACCTGTCCTGGGTGATTACGGCCTATCTGCTCACCTCCACCATCGGACTGCCGATCTACGGCAAACTCGGCGACCTGCTGGGACGCAAGAACATCTTCGTCTTTGCCATTGCGGTGTTCCTGGCCGGCTCCGCCCTGTCCGGGCAGGCGCACAGCATGACCGAGCTGATCACCTACCGGGCCATCCAGGGGGTGGGCGGCGGCGGGCTGATCATCGGCGCACAGGCCATCATCGGTGACATTGTCTCCGCCCGCGACCGCGGCCGGTACATGGGGCTGATCGGCGCCGCCTTCGGGCTGGCATCGGTGAGCGGCCCGCTGCTGGGAGGCTATTTAACCGAGTACTGGTCCTGGCGGTGGATTTTCTACATCAACCTTCCGCTGGGCCTGATCGCACTGGCCGTGATCATCACCTCCCTGCACCTGCCGACCAGGTCCGGACCCCGCCCTCCACTGGACTACGTGGGCGCCGTCCTTCTGGCCGTCATCAGCGCCGCGCTGGTGATGCTGACCAGCTGGGGCGGAACCACCTATGCCTGGACGTCCCCGACCATCCTCTGGCTGGGAGCAGCCGCCGTCGCCGGCATTGCAGTCTTCATCCCCGTGGAACTGCGTACCGCTGAGCCGATTCTGCCGCTGCAGCTCTTCCGGAACCGGAATTTCCTCGTCTGCACCCTGGTGGGCCTGTCCGTGGGGCTGGCCATGTTCGGCAGCATTTCCTACCTGCCCACCTTCCTGCAGATGGTCAACGGCGCCTCAGCCACCATGTCCGGACTGATGATGCTGCCCATGACCGCCGGCGTGCTGATTACCTCGATCGGCACCGGGCAGCTGATTTCCCGTACCGGAAAGTACAAGATCTATCCCATCCTCGGCGCGGCCGTGATGATCATAGGGCTGCTGCTGCTCTCCCGGATTTCCAACACCACGCCCTACTGGTTCACGGCGCTGGGCATGTTTGTGCTGGGCCTGGGCATCGGAGCACTGATGCAGAACCTGGTGCTGATCGTGCAGAACAGCGTCCCCGCGCAGAACATGGGCACCGGCGTATCCTCCGCCAACTATTTCCGGCAGATGGGAGGTTCGCTGGGGATCGCGGTGTTCGGCTCCTTCTTTATCAAGCGGCTGAATGACCAGGTGGGGGACGCCCCCGCCCAGGCTGCGGGTGTGCTCCGCAACGGAGTGAATTCGATCAGTCCGTCCGAACTGAAAATGCTGCCCGCGCCGGTGCGGGACTTTATTGCCCAGGCCTTCGGGGATGCCCTGCCGCCAATTTTCCTGCTCGGCATTCCGGCGTTGGGCGCCGGCCTGATCATGACCCTGTTCATCAAACAGATTCCGCTGTCCGAGACCGCGCGGGTGCACCTCGGAGATGCGGAGCAGGAACCAACCGCCAGGTAA
- a CDS encoding DUF2087 domain-containing protein — MDQEQTAPEQWRTIAAALADERRLRLYARIVTAAERGAPLDGQDLDPKERKSLAVLQKAGLVTSGACDVHPAGGVFARLLASGKEAPDTSVRRFLVNGKISSYPRRQADRLELLHYVAGHVFETVPAPPGEVPVLTEREITGRLGGYSTDPAAVRRYLVDEGIVLRNPEGSRYWLASPRPADGMEFA; from the coding sequence ATGGACCAGGAACAGACCGCACCGGAACAATGGCGGACCATCGCTGCTGCGCTCGCGGATGAGCGCCGGCTGCGGCTCTATGCACGAATAGTCACGGCTGCCGAGCGGGGTGCACCCCTTGACGGCCAGGACCTGGACCCCAAGGAACGCAAATCGCTGGCCGTACTGCAAAAGGCCGGCCTGGTTACCTCCGGCGCGTGCGATGTCCATCCCGCAGGCGGTGTGTTTGCCCGGTTGCTGGCCAGCGGCAAGGAAGCACCGGATACCTCGGTGCGCAGGTTCCTCGTGAACGGAAAAATCTCTTCGTATCCCCGGCGGCAGGCCGACCGGCTGGAGTTGCTCCACTACGTTGCCGGCCACGTCTTCGAAACCGTTCCGGCACCCCCGGGAGAGGTTCCCGTCCTGACTGAACGGGAAATCACCGGCCGTCTGGGCGGTTATTCCACCGATCCCGCCGCCGTTCGCCGCTACCTGGTGGATGAGGGGATCGTCCTGCGCAATCCGGAGGGATCGCGTTACTGGCTGGCAAGTCCGCGCCCGGCGGACGGCATGGAATTTGCTTAG
- a CDS encoding chorismate mutase — MESLDHQRSMTSQLDDVRTAIDEIDEEIVALIWRRERLVRLAGSLKDNDAEVKAPARVEEVLEHVRTTAQAQDGDPTVVEATYRAMIDAFIDYELKVRHEAQTRAKLDAFSRS, encoded by the coding sequence ATGGAAAGCCTTGATCACCAACGATCCATGACCTCCCAGCTGGACGATGTCCGCACCGCCATCGATGAAATCGACGAGGAAATCGTGGCGCTGATCTGGCGCCGGGAGCGGCTGGTGCGCCTCGCCGGTTCCCTCAAGGACAACGACGCCGAAGTCAAAGCTCCCGCGCGCGTCGAGGAGGTCCTCGAGCATGTCCGAACCACAGCACAAGCCCAGGACGGTGACCCCACAGTGGTGGAGGCCACGTACCGGGCCATGATTGATGCCTTCATCGACTACGAGCTCAAAGTGCGGCATGAAGCGCAGACCCGGGCCAAACTGGATGCCTTCTCCCGCAGCTAG
- a CDS encoding MMPL family transporter translates to MARNSPPPRRPAGSHEPDGADDKASANRTRKRTGWARFLIPVVLIVVWFGVGGIGGPYFGKISEVADNNQTSYLPASSASTQVAELQKKFTDSDAIPAVVVYVNDGGLTDADRTFITDRASELSKVSGVAGGVSPPQFSTDGKAAEIFVPVQDNDSASATVEDLSSVVHEGIPPGLDSYVTGPAGQLADITEAFGGIDTSLVLVAALAVLVILVVVYRSPLLPFLVLLTSILALSAAILVVFYLAKAGTLTLNGQVQGILFILGIGAATDYSLLYVSRYRESLRDHEGRWDATKAALKGTFEPVLASAATVTAGLLCLLLSDLNSNKALGPVAAIGIGFAFLAAMTLLPALLMLTGRAAFWPRRPAFGSEHPDRDGNSPKGFWPRVARTVKAHPRRTWVIPTLVLLIAASGLLQLRASGVPQSDFVLGQTATKEGQQVLGEHFPSGSGSPALIVAPEGELDTVARAVLEVQGVDALAVDATGTPAGTLPVTADGVQASPVPGTSGAPKVVDGKVLLEATLKDAAESDAAEQAVTAMRDKVAGIGDVLVGGVTATTIDTNAAAAHDRNLIIPVVLVVILFLLMLLLRALLAPFLLILTVLLSFGATMGVSALVFNHVFRFPGADPAVPLFGFIFLVALGVDYNIFLMTRVREESIIHGTREGVVRGLLITGSVITSAGIVLAATFAALGVIPVLFLAQLAFIVAFGVLLDTLVVRSLLVPALSYDIGRRIWWPSKLSRVAPGHHRKAVPGHAGSAGQWPPENPGAPAS, encoded by the coding sequence ATGGCACGGAATTCTCCACCACCACGTCGCCCGGCCGGAAGTCACGAGCCGGATGGCGCAGACGATAAGGCATCGGCGAACCGGACGCGGAAACGCACCGGGTGGGCCCGCTTCCTGATTCCGGTGGTGCTGATTGTGGTCTGGTTCGGGGTCGGAGGCATTGGCGGCCCCTACTTCGGCAAGATCAGCGAAGTGGCCGACAACAACCAAACGTCGTATCTGCCCGCCAGTTCGGCATCCACCCAGGTGGCTGAGCTGCAGAAGAAGTTCACGGACAGCGATGCGATTCCCGCCGTCGTCGTCTATGTGAACGACGGCGGCCTGACCGACGCGGACCGGACTTTCATTACCGATCGGGCGTCGGAGCTTTCAAAGGTGAGCGGCGTGGCCGGCGGAGTCTCCCCGCCGCAGTTCTCCACCGACGGCAAGGCAGCGGAAATCTTTGTTCCGGTGCAGGACAATGACAGCGCCTCGGCCACCGTTGAGGACCTGAGCAGCGTGGTGCACGAGGGCATCCCGCCGGGCCTGGACAGCTACGTCACCGGACCGGCCGGACAGCTGGCGGACATCACCGAGGCCTTCGGCGGCATTGACACGTCGCTGGTGCTGGTGGCGGCGCTGGCGGTGCTGGTGATCCTCGTAGTGGTCTACCGTTCACCGCTGCTGCCGTTCCTGGTCCTGCTCACCTCCATCCTTGCCCTGTCAGCTGCCATCCTGGTGGTCTTCTATCTGGCCAAAGCCGGAACGCTCACCCTGAACGGCCAGGTGCAGGGAATCCTGTTCATCCTGGGCATCGGCGCCGCCACGGATTATTCCCTGCTCTATGTCTCCCGGTACCGGGAATCCCTGCGGGACCATGAGGGCCGGTGGGACGCTACCAAGGCGGCACTGAAGGGAACCTTCGAGCCGGTGCTGGCGTCTGCGGCTACGGTAACGGCCGGCCTGCTCTGTCTGCTGCTAAGCGACCTGAACTCCAATAAGGCGTTGGGCCCGGTGGCTGCCATCGGCATCGGCTTTGCGTTCCTGGCAGCCATGACGCTGCTGCCGGCACTGCTGATGCTGACCGGGAGGGCGGCCTTCTGGCCCCGCCGGCCCGCCTTCGGGTCCGAGCATCCGGACCGGGACGGGAACTCTCCCAAAGGGTTCTGGCCACGCGTGGCCCGGACCGTCAAGGCTCATCCGCGCCGTACGTGGGTGATTCCCACGCTGGTGCTCCTGATTGCGGCGTCAGGCCTGCTGCAGCTGCGGGCTTCCGGGGTGCCGCAGAGCGATTTTGTGCTGGGGCAAACCGCCACCAAGGAAGGCCAGCAGGTCCTGGGCGAGCACTTTCCCTCCGGCTCGGGCAGTCCGGCACTGATTGTGGCTCCGGAAGGGGAACTGGACACCGTGGCCCGTGCAGTCCTGGAGGTTCAGGGCGTGGATGCCCTGGCCGTGGATGCTACGGGCACCCCGGCCGGAACGCTTCCGGTGACGGCCGACGGCGTACAGGCCTCGCCCGTCCCGGGAACCTCAGGTGCGCCCAAGGTGGTGGACGGGAAAGTTCTGCTGGAGGCCACGCTGAAGGATGCCGCGGAGTCCGATGCCGCCGAACAGGCAGTAACCGCCATGAGGGACAAAGTGGCCGGGATCGGCGATGTCCTGGTGGGCGGGGTGACGGCCACGACCATCGACACCAACGCGGCGGCCGCCCATGACCGGAACCTGATCATTCCGGTGGTCCTGGTGGTGATCCTGTTCCTGCTGATGCTCCTGCTGCGGGCGCTGCTGGCCCCGTTCCTGCTGATCCTGACGGTCCTGCTGTCCTTCGGAGCGACCATGGGCGTCTCCGCCCTGGTGTTCAACCACGTCTTCCGCTTCCCGGGGGCAGATCCGGCCGTTCCGCTGTTCGGCTTTATCTTCCTCGTGGCTCTGGGCGTGGACTACAACATCTTCCTGATGACCCGCGTTCGGGAAGAGAGCATCATTCACGGCACCAGGGAAGGAGTGGTCCGCGGGCTGCTGATTACCGGCAGCGTCATTACCAGTGCCGGCATTGTCCTGGCGGCGACCTTCGCCGCCCTGGGCGTGATCCCGGTGCTCTTCCTGGCACAGCTGGCCTTTATTGTCGCCTTCGGGGTCCTGCTGGACACCCTGGTGGTGCGTTCGCTGCTGGTACCCGCCCTGTCCTACGACATCGGGCGCAGAATCTGGTGGCCTTCCAAACTCTCCCGGGTGGCACCGGGACATCACAGGAAGGCAGTTCCCGGTCATGCCGGGTCCGCCGGACAGTGGCCTCCGGAGAACCCGGGAGCCCCAGCCAGCTAA